One region of Mangifera indica cultivar Alphonso chromosome 3, CATAS_Mindica_2.1, whole genome shotgun sequence genomic DNA includes:
- the LOC123210872 gene encoding phenylalanine N-monooxygenase CYP79D16-like yields the protein MARKFHYKNMHNEYESSSQPIEKCFPMEINSAFHGVANISLVYCSILLLMATIIIRHLSKAKQSRYSLPPGPKPWPIVGSLPEMLKSKPVFRWIQKLMNEMNTEIACIRLGNVHVITVTCPEISREFFKQHDANFAVRPVSATTHLATKGYLTTALTPSGEQWKKMKRVLSMEVLSPAKHRWLHAFRVGEADHLVRYIYNQCKSSDKGGLVNLRIASQQYCGNVIRKMVFNKRFFGKGMQDGGPGFEELEHVEAFFTLLKHFYSFCVSDYIPWLRGFDVDGQEEKVKEALRVIEKYHDPIIEDRVKIWMNASRNEPEDLLDVLLSLKDADGNTLLSPDEIKAQIIEIMFATVDNPSNAVEWAIAEMINQPEMLKKAIEELDSVVGKERLVQESDFSKLNYIKACAREVFRLHPFTAFNVPHVSISDTVVANYFIPKGSHVMLSRHGLGRNPKVWDEPMKFKPERHLKNNGSETVLTEPELRFISFSTGRRGCIGVTLGTSITVMPLARLLHAFTWTAPPGVSTIDLSESVDSLPLAKPLVALAKPRLPTNLYIA from the exons ATGGCACGTAAGTTTCACTATAAAAACATGCATAATGAGTATGAGAGTTCAAGCCAGCCAATCGAAAAGTGTTTTCCCATGGAGATCAATTCTGCATTTCATGGAGTTGCCAACATTTCATTAGTCTATTGCTCTATTCTTCTTCTCATGGCAACTATTATTATTAGACATCTTTCGAAAGCCAAACAATCACGATATTCACTCCCCCCTGGTCCAAAACCTTGGCCTATCGTTGGAAGCCTCCCTGAAATGCTTAAAAGCAAACCAGTATTTCGATGGATACAAAAGCTTATGAATGAAATGAACACAGAAATTGCCTGTATTCGACTAGGCAATGTTCATGTTATAACTGTTACTTGCCCCGAAATAAGTCGTGAATTCTTCAAACAACATGATGCCAATTTCGCAGTAAGACCTGTTAGCGCAACAACACATCTTGCAACAAAAGGATACCTGACGACAGCTCTCACACCCTCTGGAGAACaatggaagaaaatgaagagagTCCTTTCAATGGAGGTACTTTCTCCAGCTAAACATCGTTGGCTTCATGCTTTTAGAGTTGGAGAAGCTGATCATCTTGTTCgttatatttataatcaatGTAAAAGCTCTGATAAAGGTGGTTTAGTGAATTTGAGAATTGCTTCTCAACAATATTGTGGGAATGTGATTAGAAAGATGGTTTTTAATAAAAGGTTTTTTGGAAAGGGAATGCAAGATGGAGGGCCCGGTTTTGAGGAATTAGAGCATGTAGAGGCATTCTTCACACTTCTTAAACACTTTTATTCATTTTGTGTTTCTGATTATATTCCATGGTTGAGGGGGTTTGATGTTGATGGTCAAGAAGAGAAAGTAAAGGAGGCTTTACGAgttatagaaaaatatcatgATCCTATAATTGAAGATAGGGTTAAAATATGGATGAATGCTTCAAGAAATGAACCTGAGGACTTGCTTGATGTTCTACTTTCTTTAAAAGATGCCGATGGTAACACTTTGCTGTCACCAGATGAAATCAAGGCTCAAATTATT GAAATAATGTTTGCAACGGTAGATAATCCATCCAATGCTGTTGAATGGGCAATTGCCGAAATGATAAACCAACCAGAGATGCTCAAAAAAGCCATAGAAGAATTGGATAGTGTAGTTGGAAAGGAGAGGTTGGTCCAGGAATCAGATTTCTCTAAACTTAACTACATTAAAGCATGTGCTAGAGAAGTGTTTAGGCTGCATCCATTTACAGCTTTCAATGTGCCGCATGTGTCCATCTCTGATACAGTAGTTGCCAATTATTTTATACCAAAAGGTAGCCATGTTATGCTAAGCAGGCATGGACTTGGGCGCAACCCTAAAGTTTGGGACGAACCTATGAAGTTCAAGCCGGAGCGTCATCTTAAGAACAATGGCTCAGAAACGGTACTGACAGAGCCAGAGTTGCGGTTCATATCTTTCAGCACAGGAAGGCGAGGCTGCATTGGTGTTACACTAGGGACTTCAATTACTGTGATGCCACTTGCTAGACTTCTTCATGCTTTTACTTGGACTGCACCACCGGGGGTGTCAACTATCGATCTCTCTGAATCGGTAGACAGTTTGCCTCTTGCTAAACCATTGGTTGCACTTGCCAAGCCACGATTACCGACAAATCTCTATATTgcttaa
- the LOC123210871 gene encoding phenylalanine N-monooxygenase CYP79D16-like — MEINSSFYGVANISLVYYSILLLMATIIIRHLSKAKQSRNPLPPGPKPWPIIGNLFEMFRNKPVFRWIHKLMNEMNTNIACIRLGNVHVITVTCPEISREFLKQQDANFAVRPVSFSTKLATKGYLTTILTPSGGQWKKMKRVLSMEVLSLAKHRWFHALRVGEADHLVHYIYNQCKNSNKGGLVNLRIASQQYCGNVIRKMVFNKRFFGEGMEDGGPGFEELEHVEAFFTLLEHFYSFRVSDYIPWLRGFDVDGHEKIVKEALGVIEKYHDPIIKERIKIWMNTSRNEPEDLLDVLLSLKDANGNTLLSPDEIKAQITEIMFATVDNPSNVVEWAIAEMINQPEMLQKAIEELDSVVGKERLVQESDFSKLNYIKACAREVFRLHPFTAFNVPHVSISDTVVANYFIPKGSHVMLSRHGLGRNPKVWDEPMKFKPERHLKNDGSETVLTEPELRFISFSTGRRGCIGVTLGTSITVMPLARLLHAFTWIAPSGVSTIDLSESANTLPLAKPLVALAKPRLPANLYTA; from the exons ATGGAGATCAATTCGTCATTTTATGGAGTTGCCAACATTTCATTAGTGTATTACTCCATTCTTCTTCTCATGGCAACCATTATTATTAGACACCTTTCCAAAGCCAAACAATCACGAAATCCACTCCCTCCTGGTCCAAAACCTTGGCCTATCATTGGAAACCTCTTCGAAATGTTTAGAAACAAACCAGTATTTCGATGGATACATAAACTTATGAATGAAATGAACACAAATATTGCTTGTATACGACTAGGCAATGTTCATGTCATAACTGTTACTTGTCCTGAAATAAGTCGTGAATTCTTGAAACAACAGGATGCTAATTTTGCAGTAAGACCTGTTAGTTTCTCAACAAAACTTGCAACAAAAGGATACCTAACGACGATTCTCACGCCCTCTGGAGGACaatggaagaaaatgaagagagTCCTTTCAATGGAGGTACTTTCTCTAGCTAAACATCGTTGGTTTCATGCTTTGAGAGTTGGAGAAGCTGATCATCTtgttcattatatttataatcaatgtaaaaactcaaataaaggTGGTTTAGTGAATTTGAGAATTGCTTCTCAACAATATTGTGGGAATGTGATAAGAAAGATGGTGTTTAATAAGAGGTTTTTTGGGGAGGGAATGGAGGATGGAGGGCCTGGTTTTGAGGAATTAGAGCATGTAGAGGCATTCTTCACACTTCTTGAACACTTTTATTCATTTCGTGTTTCTGATTATATTCCATGGTTGAGAGGTTTTGATGTTGATGGTCATGAAAAGATAGTGAAGGAGGCTTTAGGAgttatagaaaaatatcatgATCCTATAATTAAAGAAAGGATTAAAATATGGATGAATACTTCAAGAAACGAACCTGAGGACTTGCTTGATGTTCTACTTTCTTTAAAAGATGCCAATGGTAACACTTTGTTGTCACCAGACGAAATCAAGGCTCAAATTACT GAAATAATGTTCGCAACGGTAGATAATCCATCAAATGTTGTTGAATGGGCAATCGCTGAAATGATAAACCAACCAGAGATGCTCCAAAAAGCTATAGAAGAATTGGATAGTGTAGTTGGAAAGGAGAGATTGGTCCAGGAATCAGATTTCTCTAAACTTAACTACATTAAAGCATGTGCAAGAGAAGTGTTTAGGCTGCATCCATTTACAGCTTTCAATGTGCCGCATGTGTCCATCTCTGATACAGTAGTTGCCAATTATTTTATACCAAAAGGTAGCCATGTTATGCTAAGCAGGCATGGACTTGGGCGCAACCCTAAAGTTTGGGACGAACCTATGAAGTTCAAGCCAGAGCGTCATCTTAAGAACGATGGTTCAGAAACGGTACTGACAGAGCCAGAGTTGCGGTTCATATCTTTCAGCACAGGAAGGCGAGGATGCATTGGTGTTACACTAGGGACTTCAATTACTGTGATGCCACTTGCTAGACTTCTTCATGCTTTTACTTGGATTGCACCATCGGGTGTGTCAACTATTGATCTCTCTGAATCGGCAAATACTTTGCCTCTTGCTAAACCATTGGTTGCACTTGCCAAGCCACGGTTACCAGCAAATCTCTATACTGCTTAA